One window of the Equus caballus isolate H_3958 breed thoroughbred chromosome 2, TB-T2T, whole genome shotgun sequence genome contains the following:
- the LAPTM5 gene encoding lysosomal-associated transmembrane protein 5 encodes MAPSSVRQTCCCFNVRIATTALAIYHVIMSVLLFIEHSVEVAHGKASCKLSQTGYLRIADLTSSFLLIIMLFVISLSLLIGVVKNREKYLLPFLSLQIMDFLLCLLTLLGSYIELPAYLKFASRSSRAGPSKVPLMTLKLLDFCLSILTLCSSYMEVPTYLNFKSMNHMNYLPSQEGMAHSQFVKMMVIFSVAFITVLILKVYMFKCVWRCYRFIKCTNSTEERSSSKTPQKVVLPSYEEAVALPCKTPEGDPAPPPYSEV; translated from the exons ATCATGAGCGTGTTGCTGTTCATCGAGCACTCGGTGGAGGTGGCCCACGGCAAGGCCTCCTGCAAGCTCTCGCAGACGGGCTACCTCAGGATCG CCGACCTGACCTCCAGCTTCCTGCTCATCATCATGCTCTTTGTCATCAGCTTGAGCCTGCTGATCGGTGTGGTCAAG AACCGGGAGAAGTACCTGCTGCCCTTCCTGTCCCTCCAAATCATGGACTTCCTCCTGTGCCTGCTCACCCTGCTGGGCTCCTACATTGAGCTGCCTGCCTACCTCAAGTTCGCCTCCCGCAGCAGCCGGGCC GGCCCCTCCAAGGTCCCACTGATGACCCTGAAGCTGCTGGACTTCTGCCTGAGCATCCTGACCCTCTGCAGCTCCTACATGGAAGTGCCCACCTATCTCAACTTCAAGTCCATGAACCACATG AATTATCTCCCCAGCCAGGAGGGCATGGCTCATAGCCAGTTTGTCAAGATGATGGTCATCTTCTCCGTCGCCTTCATCACCGTCCTCATTCTGAAG GTGTACATGTTCAAGTGTGTGTGGCGATGCTACAGATTCATCAAGTGCACGAATTCGACCGAGGAGAGGAGCAGCTCCAAGACGCCCCAGAAG gTGGTCCTGCCATCTTACGAGGAAGCTGTGGCCCTGCCATGCAAGACTCCGGAGGGGGACCCAGCGCCACCGCCATACTCAGAAGTGTGA